In Candidatus Melainabacteria bacterium, the genomic stretch CCAGTACTTCCACTTCCTTCTTTTGTGAGGTCTATACTTTTTAACTTACCAATCCAATAGCCAATAGGGATTGAACCAATTAAGTAAGCTATTAATATCCAAATAAGATAATCCATAATGTATCATTTTATATGATGACTAAAAGTATTACATACAAAGATTCAGGAGTTGACATAGAAGCAGGCAATAAAACTGTTGAGTATATTAAGCCTCTTGCAAAAAAAACTTATAGACCTGAGGTAATCTCAGGAGTTGGTGGATTTAGCGGGCTTTTTCAAATTCCAAATAAATATAAAGATCCTGTTTTAGTTGCTTGTACTGATGGAGTAGGAACAAAACTAAAACTTGCTTTTAGATTAAATAAACACGAAACAATTGGCATAGATCTAGTAGCAATGTGCATAAACGATCTAATTTGTTCAGGGGCTGAACCATTATTTTTTTTAGATTACTTTGCAACAGGGAAATTATCTCCGATCCAAGCTAAAGAAGTAATAAAAGGAATTACAGATGGTTGTTTAGAATCAAACTGTACTTTACTTGGTGGAGAAACTGCAGAACTTCCTGGATTTTATAAAAACAATGAATATGATTTAGCAGGATTTGCAGTAGGAATTGTTGAAAGAAATAATATTATTGATGGTTTAAAAATCCAAGAAGGAGACTTATTAATTGGAATTGAAAGTTCTGGTCTGCATAGCAATGGCTATAGTTTAGCCCAGAAAGTATTTTTTGAAATTGCAAAATGGGATATAAATTACAAGCATCCGAAATTAGATAAATCAATAGGTGAAATTCTTTTAACGCCAACTTTCATCTATGCAAAACTAATTCGAGATTTAATAGCTAAATTTGAAATAAAAGGAATTGCAAACATTACAGGTGGCGGACTAAGTGAAAATATCCCAAGGATTTTTCCGGAAAATATAAGCTGCAAAATAAATTTAAACTCGTGGCAAAAACCTGTAATATTTAAATTAATTCAAGAAACTGGAAACATTGAAAACAATGAAATGCTTAAAACTTTTAATTGTGGAATTGGAATAGTAATAATAGTCAATAAAAACATAGAAGAAAATATTTCTAAAGAAATACAGAAAGAAGGATTTAAAAGCTATAAAATTGGAAAGGTAATAAAAGACACTAGTAAAAAAGTGTTTTATGAAGGATAGAGGAGTAAAAACATAATTTATTTAACATACAAATTTCACATTTAGGCTTTCGCGCATCACAGATTTTTCTACCGTGCTCAATTATCATATGACTAAAACTTATCCATTCATCTCTTGGAATTATTTTTATTAGATCTTGTTCAACTTTATTTGGATCTGTATTTTTAGTAAGTCCTAATCTCTGAGCAATTCTTAAAACATGAGTATCTACTATAACTCCAGAAGGCACATTAAAAGCATTTCCCATAACACAGTTTGCTGTTTTTCTTGCAACACCAGGAAGTTCTAATAATTTTTCAAAGTTATCCGGGACTTTGCCATTATACTTTTTATCAATAATCTGACAAGAAGCAATTATATTTTTTGCTTTATTCCTAAAAAATCCTGTTGAATAAATTTCTTTTTCAAAATCACTAACATTTGCATCTGCATAGTCTCTTGCTTTTTTATACTTTTTAAAAAGGTTTTTAGTTACAATGTTTACTCTCGCATCTGTACACTGTGCAGATAAAATTGTAGCTATTAAAAGTTCAAGAGGATTTTTATGACTTAAAGCAGTTTTTACATTAGGATACTGCTTTTTTAAAAGCAGAAGAATTTTCTTTATCTCAATTCTCAATTCTCTAAGTTGCTGGTTGGCCTGTTGAATTTGCTGCACTTAAACCTTCTGCTGATGCTTCTGCTGCATCTACTTCTACTAATGCATCTACTTGTTCTTCTGATTCAGTTCCTAAACCAACATTACCTACATCTTGCTCTGCATCTCCAGAGATTGAAAAAACTTTTCCTTTACTAGTAAGAGCTGCTGCTCCCATTGCTGCTAAAAGTGCAGGACTTGCTGCCATAGCCATTGCTGCTGCAACTGTTCCTGCTTGTCCTTGTGTAGGAGCAGCTTGAGCTTGTGCAACACCTCGAGTACCTGGTGTTGTTGTACCGCCTGCTCGTGCTATAGCAGGTGCTCCTGGTAATACAACTGCAGGTGTTGTCATTGTTTGTGCAGGAACTGCCGGCCCAGTTGATGGTCTAGTTGCATTTGCAATCGCAGCTTGACGAGCTGATGTATTATTATTTGCTTGATTATTTTGAGCTACTTGTTTTACCACTGGAGTAGCTTGTTTTGGTATACCTGTTAAACTTGGATTTCCTACACTCATGACCTTTTATTCCTTAATATGTATAAAGCTCAGTCATTTTAGAAAATGATACTTACAACTTAAAATTATAAAACATTTCTAGATTTTCTAAGCATTTTAAATGATAATTGCTTATTTTTCATGCTTTTTATTTACCAGTTCTTAACAATCCACAGATTTAGGGTGATTCCTTTTTATACTACTTTTAAACTAAATTAAATTGTCTATTTTAGATTGAGGCTTGCTGCTTTTGGGAATAAACATTACAGCTAGCACATGTAAAGGAGGCATTTAGTTGCTTTCTCAAGAAAATAATAAGCTAAATACACAAACAGATATTGTACAAGTTACAGTAGAGCCAGATTTTTTAATTAAATATAATCCAAGCAGAAAAAGAGCTCTTCAATTAATGGCAAGCGGTTGGTCAAATGCATCAATAGCAGAAGATTTAAATTTTTCAACTAAAAATATTGAATCAATTACAACATTTTTAATTCGTTTAGCAAAAATCTATGATACTAACGGTTACATAAATCCAAGAGCAAGACTTGTTGCTAAATGTTATTATGCAAAAAAATTAAAATACTTTCCCTCACAAGAACCACCAAATGAATTACTAACAGAAGATCAAACAGCAACATTATTACTTGTAGCTGCAGGACTATCAAACAAAACCACAGGAAAAATTCTTGGTATATCAGAAAAAACTATAGAGAGTCGATTAAACAATTTGTTTTTATCATTTGGGATTAACACAAAAGCAAACAAAGTTATAAATCCAAGACTAAGGCTAATTTCAATAGCTAACGCAAGACAAAATATTACGTTTGAAGCTTTCGAACAAGTCTGGTTAAAAACTACCAATGAAGATCTTGATGCAGCAGTTAACAATCCTCAAGAACTTAGAGAAACAGTTCTTCAGATTGCTAAAAAGTTAATAGAAGAAGCACCTAAATTCAGAAACAATGCACATAAGCAACGAATGCATGCAGCACAAGATGAACGAGTACAATATGTACACCCTGAACAATCTCAGAATTTATACACAAGATTAAATCCTCAAACAAATCCTCAAAACAAAGAGGAACACAGGTAAAAACTACAGATCATTAAAATAAAAAAATAAAATACTAGATATTACTATGCCTGCTGTTTCTGAACGATAAATTCTTCTTCCTAAACTTACTGACTTAAATCCATTTGAGGTAACAGTTCTTATTTCACTTTCAGTAAAACCACCTTCAGGTCCAATTAGTACTAGTACCTTTTGTACTTTATCCTGCAAACTATTTAATACTTCTTTTATTCCATTAGACTGAGTTCTTTCTAAACAAATTAACTTAAGATCATATCCGGATAAATTTATCTTTATTAATTCATCTATAGATAAAATATCTTGAACTTTTGGTATTAATCCTCGCTCAGATTGTTCAGCAGCACTTTGTACTATGTTTTGATATCTGGAGATTCTTCTGCCTAACTCTCTGACTATTCCTTCTTCTTTGATTTGTACAACTGTACGTTCACAAGTTATTGGAATAAATTCACAAACTCCTATTTCAGTATTTTTTTGTAGTGCATAATCAAATTTAGGTCCCTTTAATAACGCTTGTGCAATTGTAATTCTTAAATTTGGTTCCGTGTTTACAGTTCGTCTGCTTAAAAGCCTGCATTGGATAGATCTAGAAAAACATGAAAGAATTTGAGCATTATAAATAATGCCATTCCCATCCAAAAGAACAACCTGATCATTTTCTCTTAATCGTAAGACATTTGAAACTTTATATATTTGCTCAGAATCAATAATGCTAGCTTTTTTTTCTTGCCAATTAACTTGAGTAGGATTTAAAAAAAATCGATAAGCCATGTTTATAATTGTCAATTATCAATTATCAATTGTCAATTAGCTTTTGAACAATATTCAATCACTTTAAGCAACATTTTGCATATAATTATTCACACTAATATTTGGTTTTGTTTGAGTAAAATATTGTTCTATTAATTTCTTAGTCTTTGGATCATTTGAATAGTGAAACCCTTGTGAATCTTGTCTATTTGAAGTATCATACTGCGTCATAAGATCTGCAAACTTAATTTTATGTAAGTAAGTACCAACAGGTCTTTCTATTTTTACTCCCTTACTTGTAAGATGCTGTAGGTACTCCTTGTACCAAGAGCAATAATAATCTAATGGCCCTGATTTATCAGTCATTAAATCACTTACTAAAGAAGCATTTTCAGGAGTAGTGCCTGCTCCAGCTGATGTGTATTTTGATTCAGTTATTATTCTAAGATTTTTAACAGGTATCTCTTTTCTTTCCTGGAAGTAATTTTTTATCCCATCTAGTTGACTGCCAGAAAAACAAGAACCTGCCCAAATTGTAATATCTATTTGTGCACAAAGTGATTGTCCTTTGTAAGGTCGTGAAATAATCTCTGCAATTTCTTTAGGTTCCATAGTTTCATAATCAGATGCCAATATACCACCATCTTCATTTCCATGATTCATGTAATGAAACATAAACACTGATTTTTTTTCATCAATTGCTTTTTTAAGAGAGCTTTCAAGCTGCCTCAATATTTCACTTTTAGTACCAGATACAATTTCAGGAATATCACAAAAACCCTCGTCTCCTAAAACTTGTAAAAGTTCTTCTTTATGAATATCATCTATGCATAAAGCACTAAGAGACATTCCATAATCTCTCCTATATGTTTCAAGTACTCTTGCAAGATCTGTTTCCATGCCTGACAATCCTTCTAAAGAAAGAGCAAACATGCAGGCTCCACTATTTTTTTGAAAATCATATTGATAAGGTTCACTCCATACAGCATACTGCTCACACATATCATTTATATGAGCACTGAGTTTTTTTTCTAGAAGTTGTTCTAAACTTTGCTTTGTTTTTATATTTGTAACTTCTTCATAAGTAAGTGCAACTCTAAGTGGTATCTGACTTTTACCCAAAAAGTAATTGTTATCAATAAAAACAAATTCAGCAGGTTCACTTTTAATTCCTATACAAACAAGAGATAAATCATGTTTTTTGTTAAATGAACTTAATGCTGTATCATCTTTAAAATTTGAGACTGATGATAACAATTGTGGATTTAATTTTTCAAGTAAATTCCTAATGTATATTTCTCTACTTTCAAATCCATATATTTCCCTAAGTGTAAGAGCATATTCATTACCTCGATTTGTTAGAGGTTGATTAAGTTGAACATTAATCCCTTGGGCCTTTAATACTGGAGGCTTCTTTGAATCAACATTATTTTCACCAGCAAATAATGCTCCTACAAGTATTGGAATAGATAAGCCACCAATACGAACAATAGAGCTTCCCATATGAAACCTGCCTTTTATAGATATCTTTACTAGCTATTGTTAGTTATTCTACCAGAAAGTTTCTTTTAACAGTGCTTACTTATGTAATTTCTTTGTAATTTTTTGATTACATCTCAATTAAAATCTTTAAGTTGGCAGAAGTCTTGCAGTAAAATGACTCAATATTGGTGAAGTTTCTACAAGCTTTAATCCTTGGAGCTTATCTTTCTTTTTTGCTAAGTAACTAAATACCTCGATCACATAATCCATATGGCTTTGTGTGTAAACTCGTCTTGGCAGTGCAAGTCTTAAAAGTTCCATTTTTGCAGGAATGAAAATTCCATTATTTGATTTACCAAACATAAGACTACCAATTTCAGATGCACGTATACCTCCTTCTAGATACAATGCGCAAGCAAGAGCTTGTCCTGGGAATTCTTGTGGTGGAATATGAGAGAGAAATTTCTTAGCATTTATATAGATGGCATGTCCACCAGGTGGTTCTAAAATTGGAATACCATCTTTTCTAAGTCCTTCACCTAAATAAGCTACGGATTTTATTCTGTACTTTAGATACTCCTCATCTAACACTTCAGTTAAACCTTGAGCAATAGCTTCTAAATCTCTTCCTGCTAAACCACCATATGTAGGAAATCCTTCACCAATAATTTCAATTTCTCTTGCTTTTTTTGCCCAGCTACTATTATTCATCGCAAGAAAACCACCCATATTTACTAGCCCGTCCTTTTTTGCACTCACAAGACAACCATCAGCCTGGGAAAATAATTCTTTTGCAATAGACTTTGTATCCCAATCAGCATAGCTAGATTCTCTTAGCTTAATAAAATAAACATTTTCTGCAAACCTCGCTGCATCAAGAAAAAATGGAACATTATATTTTTTACAAATTTTTTTTGTATCTTTTAAATTCTTCATTGAAACAGGCTGACCACCTAATGAATTATTTGTAACAGTAATTAATACAAGAGGAACATCAGATGATCTCTCTTTAAGAACTTTCTCAAGTTTTTCTAAGTCAATATCTCCTTTAAAAGGATAAGAGCTCTCAAAATCTAATGCTTCTTGTACAGGCAAGTCTAAAGCTTCTGCCCCAGTAGTTTCAATATTTGCTCTTGTAGTATCAAAAAGTGAATTAGATGGGATGCATTTCCCTTTCCCTGCAACAAATGAAAATAAAATTCTTTCTGCTGCACGGCCTTGATGAGCAGGAATTATTTCTTTGTATCCAGTAAGCTCTCTTACTGTTTTTTCAAAAATATAAAAACTTCTTGCTCCTGCATAAGACTCATCACCACGCATAATAGCAGCCCATTGTTCAGAAGACATTGCAGAAGTACCAGAGTCTGTTAAAAGATCAATTAAAACTTTATCTGCTGGAATTTTAAAAAGGTTATAGCAAGCTTCTTCTAAAACTTTTTTTCTTTCTTCATGATCAGTAAAACCTAAAGGCTCAACAGATTTAATTTTAAAAGGCTCAATAATTGTTTGCCATTGCCAGGACATAAATATATTGTACTAATTATATCGGGAAGACAGGATTTAAACCTGCGGCCTCTCGCACCCGAAACGAGCGCTCTATCAAACTGAGCTACTTCCCGCAGTAGCATTAAGTAATATAATATCAGTATTATGAATTTAGAGTTGTTAACTAATAACTTAGTAATTGAAAAAGCAAGTCAAAGTGACTGGAAATCAATTTTAAAACTTCTTGAAGAAACAAGACTTACAAGATGGTTTTCAGGCAAAGAAAATTACAAAAATTTCTTTGTGATTAAAGACTCTAGTGATAATAACTCAATTTGTTGTTTTGCAATAGAATTTGAAAATAAAATTGGAATCTTAAAGTCTTTTGCTGTAAGAAAAGATCTACAAGGAAAAGGGATTGGAAAATTTATTACAAATAAAATACCTGAAATCTGTAAAAAGCTTGGCATAAGAAAACTTTATGCAGCAAGCAGTGAATCTCCTGACTTCTGGAGAAAAACGATTTTTAAAGAAGTTCAAACAAATGAAATAAAAGAACCTTATGCAGTACAATATATAAACTTTATAAAATCTAGCTTTCCAAAAGAGTTTCAGTGCTCACATTTTTTCTTACTAGTTCTTGATTAATCTAAAACTTCATCATCGTCACTGCTTTTGTGGTCAGCTTTTAAAATATAACCTACTCCTCTTACAGTATGAAGTAATCTTCCAGGAGCAATACTTTCTAATTTAGTTCTTAAATATCTGACATAAACTTCAATAACATTTGATTCACCTAAAAAATTATAGCCCCATACTTTATCAAAAATAAATTCTCTAGTTAAAACTTGTTCTGGATAAAGCATAAACAATCTTAAAAGAGCAAATTCTTTTGCACGTAAATCAAGAATTGTATCTTGTCGCTTAGATACTCTTGTAAATTGATCAAGAGATAAATCTTTGTACTCTAAAAGTCCATCCATTGGCTGTGGTTTTCGTCTTATTACTGCCCTGATCCTGGCCAGAAGTTCTTCTGTAGCAAAAGGTTTTGTTATATAATCATCAGCACCACTATCCAAACTCATCACCTTATCTGAGAGAGAATTTTTTTCAGAGAGAACAATTAGAGGAACATCATTCCCATCCGAACGAATCCTTCTAGTAATTTCTAAACCATTTATATCAGGCAAAATCCAATTCATGATTATTAAATCTGGTCTAAATTTCCCTACAACTTCAATGGCTTCTTTACCAGATTTTGCAATGTTAACTTGGTAACCTTCATAGCTAAGCTCAAGCTCAATTAATCTTGCTACTTGAGGTTCATCTTCTACTATAAGAACTCTCAGCGGCCTGCTAGATATCTCTTGTAGTTGGATATCTTCAAATGATTTAGATTTTTTTGCTCTTGTAGCCATGTGAAATTACAACATTAATTTTTTTTAATAATTATTCTACTTATTACTCATGAAGCTTAATCAAATTTAATAAAAGTAGCTTGAAATGTTACAAATTACTCTCACCCAAGGGTTATTTACCTCAAAGATTAGAAATTATCACAGTATTTTTAGCTGATATTTTTAGAAATGTAGGGGTGCTTGCATACATTTGAAACATTTTTCATCTGATAGTACCAAGGCTTAGCACCAATAACAGACCATAGACCATAGACCATAGACCATAAACCATAGACCATAGACCATAAACCATAGACCATAAACCATAGACCATAGACCATAGACCATAAACTTGAAAAAGGTCTATAGTCTCTTGTCTATAGTCTATATTAGTATGTAT encodes the following:
- a CDS encoding phosphoribosylformylglycinamidine cyclo-ligase, encoding MMTKSITYKDSGVDIEAGNKTVEYIKPLAKKTYRPEVISGVGGFSGLFQIPNKYKDPVLVACTDGVGTKLKLAFRLNKHETIGIDLVAMCINDLICSGAEPLFFLDYFATGKLSPIQAKEVIKGITDGCLESNCTLLGGETAELPGFYKNNEYDLAGFAVGIVERNNIIDGLKIQEGDLLIGIESSGLHSNGYSLAQKVFFEIAKWDINYKHPKLDKSIGEILLTPTFIYAKLIRDLIAKFEIKGIANITGGGLSENIPRIFPENISCKINLNSWQKPVIFKLIQETGNIENNEMLKTFNCGIGIVIIVNKNIEENISKEIQKEGFKSYKIGKVIKDTSKKVFYEG
- the nth gene encoding endonuclease III; the encoded protein is MRIEIKKILLLLKKQYPNVKTALSHKNPLELLIATILSAQCTDARVNIVTKNLFKKYKKARDYADANVSDFEKEIYSTGFFRNKAKNIIASCQIIDKKYNGKVPDNFEKLLELPGVARKTANCVMGNAFNVPSGVIVDTHVLRIAQRLGLTKNTDPNKVEQDLIKIIPRDEWISFSHMIIEHGRKICDARKPKCEICMLNKLCFYSSILHKTLFY
- a CDS encoding response regulator transcription factor; translated protein: MLSQENNKLNTQTDIVQVTVEPDFLIKYNPSRKRALQLMASGWSNASIAEDLNFSTKNIESITTFLIRLAKIYDTNGYINPRARLVAKCYYAKKLKYFPSQEPPNELLTEDQTATLLLVAAGLSNKTTGKILGISEKTIESRLNNLFLSFGINTKANKVINPRLRLISIANARQNITFEAFEQVWLKTTNEDLDAAVNNPQELRETVLQIAKKLIEEAPKFRNNAHKQRMHAAQDERVQYVHPEQSQNLYTRLNPQTNPQNKEEHR
- a CDS encoding 16S rRNA (uracil(1498)-N(3))-methyltransferase: MAYRFFLNPTQVNWQEKKASIIDSEQIYKVSNVLRLRENDQVVLLDGNGIIYNAQILSCFSRSIQCRLLSRRTVNTEPNLRITIAQALLKGPKFDYALQKNTEIGVCEFIPITCERTVVQIKEEGIVRELGRRISRYQNIVQSAAEQSERGLIPKVQDILSIDELIKINLSGYDLKLICLERTQSNGIKEVLNSLQDKVQKVLVLIGPEGGFTESEIRTVTSNGFKSVSLGRRIYRSETAGIVISSILFFYFNDL
- a CDS encoding caspase family protein; this encodes MGSSIVRIGGLSIPILVGALFAGENNVDSKKPPVLKAQGINVQLNQPLTNRGNEYALTLREIYGFESREIYIRNLLEKLNPQLLSSVSNFKDDTALSSFNKKHDLSLVCIGIKSEPAEFVFIDNNYFLGKSQIPLRVALTYEEVTNIKTKQSLEQLLEKKLSAHINDMCEQYAVWSEPYQYDFQKNSGACMFALSLEGLSGMETDLARVLETYRRDYGMSLSALCIDDIHKEELLQVLGDEGFCDIPEIVSGTKSEILRQLESSLKKAIDEKKSVFMFHYMNHGNEDGGILASDYETMEPKEIAEIISRPYKGQSLCAQIDITIWAGSCFSGSQLDGIKNYFQERKEIPVKNLRIITESKYTSAGAGTTPENASLVSDLMTDKSGPLDYYCSWYKEYLQHLTSKGVKIERPVGTYLHKIKFADLMTQYDTSNRQDSQGFHYSNDPKTKKLIEQYFTQTKPNISVNNYMQNVA
- a CDS encoding tryptophanase, whose protein sequence is MSWQWQTIIEPFKIKSVEPLGFTDHEERKKVLEEACYNLFKIPADKVLIDLLTDSGTSAMSSEQWAAIMRGDESYAGARSFYIFEKTVRELTGYKEIIPAHQGRAAERILFSFVAGKGKCIPSNSLFDTTRANIETTGAEALDLPVQEALDFESSYPFKGDIDLEKLEKVLKERSSDVPLVLITVTNNSLGGQPVSMKNLKDTKKICKKYNVPFFLDAARFAENVYFIKLRESSYADWDTKSIAKELFSQADGCLVSAKKDGLVNMGGFLAMNNSSWAKKAREIEIIGEGFPTYGGLAGRDLEAIAQGLTEVLDEEYLKYRIKSVAYLGEGLRKDGIPILEPPGGHAIYINAKKFLSHIPPQEFPGQALACALYLEGGIRASEIGSLMFGKSNNGIFIPAKMELLRLALPRRVYTQSHMDYVIEVFSYLAKKKDKLQGLKLVETSPILSHFTARLLPT
- a CDS encoding GNAT family N-acetyltransferase, with translation MNLELLTNNLVIEKASQSDWKSILKLLEETRLTRWFSGKENYKNFFVIKDSSDNNSICCFAIEFENKIGILKSFAVRKDLQGKGIGKFITNKIPEICKKLGIRKLYAASSESPDFWRKTIFKEVQTNEIKEPYAVQYINFIKSSFPKEFQCSHFFLLVLD
- a CDS encoding response regulator transcription factor gives rise to the protein MATRAKKSKSFEDIQLQEISSRPLRVLIVEDEPQVARLIELELSYEGYQVNIAKSGKEAIEVVGKFRPDLIIMNWILPDINGLEITRRIRSDGNDVPLIVLSEKNSLSDKVMSLDSGADDYITKPFATEELLARIRAVIRRKPQPMDGLLEYKDLSLDQFTRVSKRQDTILDLRAKEFALLRLFMLYPEQVLTREFIFDKVWGYNFLGESNVIEVYVRYLRTKLESIAPGRLLHTVRGVGYILKADHKSSDDDEVLD